From the Sulfuricurvum sp. genome, the window AAACACTTGTTTTGCAACCAAATATGCAAATAAATAAATTCAAAATTTTGATACCACGGTGTTATAGTTTTCATTTTATTTGCATTCCGTAGAACTATCCGTTACAATTTCATCAATACACACAAAGGAGAGACCATGAAAAGTCATACTATGCCTATTTCACAACCCATTACGCCTAGCCGTATCGCGAGCTTCTCTCTCCTCCTGCTAAACCTGCTGTAATTTCCTCTTTTTCAATTTCTTTTTTTAATTTTTAGTTTTGCTATATCGGGCGCAATGCGTCCGTATGTCAGCATTTTTTCATTGTTAACTATATGAGGATATCTCTATGCACACGCATACAAAATATACACCGTATCCAACGGTCACATTGGATAAACGAGAGTGGGCGGATAAATCTGCCACAGTTGCCCCATGTTGGGTCAGTACCGATTTACGCGATGGGAATCAAGCGTTAGCCAACCCGATGGGGATAGAGCAAAAAATTGCCTATTTCAAAGCGTTGGTCGAGTTCGGGTTCAAAGAGATTGAAGTCGCTTATCCCAGCGCGTCACAGACAGAGTTTGATTTTTGCCGCCGTTTGATCGAGGAGGGGTTAATCCCTGAGGATGTCACTATAGGTGTACTTGTCCCCTCGATAGAGCGTCATATCATTCGCAGTTTTGAAGCATTAAATGGAGCCAAGCGGATCACGATGCACTTGTACAATCCGACCGCCACGAATCAGCGCAGTGTTGTCTTTCGTCGCAGTCGTGAGCAGATCATCGCGTTGGCGTTAGAGGGGGTGGCGTGTATCAAACGTGAAGCGAAGCACTTTGGAGGGGAAGTAGTATTTGAGTATTCGCCGGAGAGCTTTTCACAAACCGAGTTGGATTTTGCCCGTGATATTTCCAATGCGGTGATTACAGCGTGGGAACCGACGCGGGAGCATCCGATGATTTTGAACTTTCCCAATACGTTGGAAGCGTGTTCACCCAACATCTATGCCGATCGTATCGAGTGGATGTCTAAACACATCAAAAACCGAGAGAGTGTCATCATTAGTGTCCATCCCCACAATGACCGAGGATGCGCGGTCGCGAGTGCGGAGTTGGCGGTATTGGCAGGGGCGCAAAGGGTTGAGGGGACGATCCTTGGAAACGGCGAGAGGGCAGGGAACGTCGATTTGATCACGTTGGCGTTCAACTATTTTTCCCAAGGGATCGATCCGTGTTTGAGGGTAGACAAAGTCGATGCCATATTGGAGCGGGTCACGAGCATTACAGGTATGAGTGTCGCCGAGCGTCATCCGTATGTGGGTTCTATGATCTACACTGCATTTTCAGGTACTCATCAAGACGCGATCAAAAAGGGGATGGAACACCACAGAGAACAAAACAGTCCCAAATGGGAAGTACCGTATTTAGCGATCGATCCGCGCGACATCGGTAGAGAGTATAAAGACTCTATCCGTATCAACTCCCAATCGGGCAAAGGGGGTGTGGCGTATGTGTTAAAAGAGATATATGGTATCGAAGTCCCCAATGATATGCAGACGAAACTTGCCGACGAGGTAAAACGGATTTCGCAAAAACGAGGCGGTGAAATCAGCAGTGACGAGGTGCTTGGGATTTATGAGGGGATGATGAAACGTAATGAAAACAGTTGGAATGCGCAGGAATACAATAAACATGCGTCATTCGTATCAAACTTGGCATTGCCAGTCGTCGATTTACTTGCTCCGATAGAGGGGGAGGAAATATTGGATTTGGGATGCGGTGAGGGGACGTTGGCACTTGAAATCCAA encodes:
- a CDS encoding 2-isopropylmalate synthase, whose product is MHTHTKYTPYPTVTLDKREWADKSATVAPCWVSTDLRDGNQALANPMGIEQKIAYFKALVEFGFKEIEVAYPSASQTEFDFCRRLIEEGLIPEDVTIGVLVPSIERHIIRSFEALNGAKRITMHLYNPTATNQRSVVFRRSREQIIALALEGVACIKREAKHFGGEVVFEYSPESFSQTELDFARDISNAVITAWEPTREHPMILNFPNTLEACSPNIYADRIEWMSKHIKNRESVIISVHPHNDRGCAVASAELAVLAGAQRVEGTILGNGERAGNVDLITLAFNYFSQGIDPCLRVDKVDAILERVTSITGMSVAERHPYVGSMIYTAFSGTHQDAIKKGMEHHREQNSPKWEVPYLAIDPRDIGREYKDSIRINSQSGKGGVAYVLKEIYGIEVPNDMQTKLADEVKRISQKRGGEISSDEVLGIYEGMMKRNENSWNAQEYNKHASFVSNLALPVVDLLAPIEGEEILDLGCGEGTLALEIQKSGAKVTGVDLSHEMVKNARAKGIDAMVMSATELEFKNRFDAIFSNAVLHWVKESETAVKNIHDALKPHGRFVAEFGGIGNCKTAVDAMKEVFKNHPEFGAFDDPWYFPSVEEYRTLLESCGFRVEYIELIPRPTPVDDIANWLDLFANGVTAHLSREEFNVFKEEVSRITKPKLYDENDGWHVDYVRLRVKAVRG